The Burkholderia pyrrocinia genome has a segment encoding these proteins:
- a CDS encoding NYN domain-containing protein produces MALPLDNVSMAVFCDFENVALGVRDAKYEKFDIQPVLERLLLKGSIVVKKAYCDWDRYKGFKASMHEASFELIEIPHVRQSGKNSADIRLVVDALDLCYTKSHVDTFVIISGDSDFSPLVSKLRENAKKVIGVGVKKSTSDLLVANCDEFIFYDDLVREQQRTLAKREQQQRAGNGGAKRPDEPSRKHDMDARKAEAIALAVETFDALASERDDVGKIWASVLKSAIKRRKPDFNESYYGFRAFGNLLDEAQARGLLEVGRDDKSGAFVSRARQPAAAEHVAAGGEGAATHHGQRAAEPARAGREPRRRGHRAEAVVHESVQVEAEEAVVAEVADVAAVAPAVTADVVEPHGDANDGRKRARKSAAKKTGAKKGAAAKNAGRHEAGKPDDTAHGAAKHGGDKHAHGKHADDAHRDAEHGDDRHAAVTHAEPAGDSGAEVAAAQPSHDAAPVESAAESAADAPATAKPKKPARKAAPRARRPRKTAATE; encoded by the coding sequence ATGGCATTACCCCTGGACAACGTCAGCATGGCCGTGTTCTGCGACTTCGAGAACGTCGCGCTCGGCGTGCGCGACGCGAAGTACGAGAAATTCGACATCCAGCCCGTGCTGGAGCGCTTGCTGCTGAAGGGCAGCATCGTCGTGAAGAAGGCCTATTGCGACTGGGATCGCTACAAGGGCTTCAAGGCGTCGATGCACGAGGCGAGCTTCGAGCTGATCGAGATTCCGCATGTGCGCCAGTCGGGCAAGAATTCGGCCGACATCCGGCTCGTGGTGGACGCGCTCGACCTCTGCTACACGAAGTCGCATGTCGATACGTTCGTGATCATCAGCGGCGACTCGGATTTTTCGCCGCTCGTGTCGAAGCTGCGCGAGAACGCGAAGAAGGTGATCGGCGTCGGCGTGAAGAAATCGACGTCGGACCTGCTGGTCGCGAACTGCGACGAATTCATCTTCTACGACGACCTGGTGCGCGAGCAGCAGCGCACGCTCGCGAAGCGCGAACAACAGCAGCGCGCCGGCAACGGCGGCGCGAAGCGGCCCGACGAGCCGTCGCGCAAGCACGACATGGACGCGCGCAAGGCCGAGGCGATCGCGCTGGCGGTCGAGACGTTCGACGCGCTCGCGTCGGAGCGCGACGACGTCGGCAAGATCTGGGCGTCGGTGCTCAAGAGCGCGATCAAGCGCCGCAAGCCGGATTTCAACGAGTCGTACTACGGGTTCCGCGCGTTCGGCAACCTGCTCGACGAGGCGCAGGCGCGCGGCCTGCTCGAAGTGGGGCGCGACGACAAGTCGGGCGCGTTCGTATCGCGGGCACGCCAGCCGGCGGCTGCGGAGCACGTCGCGGCGGGCGGTGAAGGCGCCGCCACGCACCACGGCCAGCGGGCGGCCGAGCCGGCGCGGGCCGGGCGCGAGCCGCGACGTCGCGGGCACCGGGCGGAAGCGGTCGTGCACGAAAGCGTGCAGGTCGAAGCGGAAGAGGCGGTCGTTGCCGAAGTCGCCGACGTAGCAGCGGTCGCGCCTGCCGTCACGGCCGACGTGGTCGAACCGCACGGCGACGCGAACGACGGCCGCAAGCGTGCGCGCAAGAGCGCGGCGAAGAAGACCGGTGCGAAGAAGGGCGCCGCCGCGAAGAACGCCGGCCGTCACGAGGCCGGGAAGCCGGACGACACCGCGCATGGCGCGGCGAAGCACGGTGGCGACAAGCACGCGCACGGCAAGCATGCCGACGACGCGCATCGCGACGCGGAGCACGGCGATGATCGGCATGCCGCGGTGACGCACGCCGAGCCGGCAGGCGATTCCGGCGCCGAGGTTGCCGCCGCGCAGCCGTCGCATGACGCGGCGCCGGTCGAATCGGCTGCTGAATCGGCTGCCGACGCACCGGCCACCGCCAAGCCGAAGAAGCCGGCCCGCAAGGCGGCACCGCGCGCGCGCCGTCCGCGCAAGACCGCGGCTACCGAGTAA
- a CDS encoding VOC family protein, producing MNVQLNHTIVWCRDKRASSRFLTELLELPPPTPFGAMLVVPLDNGVSLDFYEKTGEIAAQHYAFLTDEAGFDRVFARIRERGLPHWADPAKRQPGDIYRHNGGRGVYFDDPDGHFLEVMTRPYALNG from the coding sequence ATGAACGTCCAGCTCAACCATACGATCGTCTGGTGCCGCGACAAGCGCGCGTCGAGCCGCTTCCTCACCGAGCTTCTGGAATTGCCGCCGCCGACGCCGTTCGGCGCGATGCTGGTCGTGCCGCTCGACAACGGCGTGTCGCTCGATTTTTACGAAAAGACGGGGGAGATCGCGGCGCAGCATTACGCGTTCCTGACCGACGAAGCCGGCTTCGATCGCGTGTTCGCGCGCATTCGCGAGCGCGGGCTGCCGCACTGGGCCGATCCGGCCAAGCGGCAACCCGGCGACATCTACCGCCACAACGGCGGCCGCGGCGTGTATTTCGACGATCCGGACGGCCACTTCCTCGAAGTGATGACGCGGCCGTATGCGCTGAACGGCTAG
- a CDS encoding efflux RND transporter permease subunit has protein sequence MNLSRPFITRPVATTLLALGVALAGLFAFIKLPVSPLPQVDFPTISVQASLPGASPETVATSVTSPLERHLGSIADVSEMTSTSTVGNARIILQFGLNRDIDGAARDVQAAINAARADLPAALKSNPTYRKVNPADSPIMIVSLTSETSSPAKLYDAASTVLQQSLSQIDGIGQVSVSGSANPAVRVELEPQALFHYGIGLEDVRAALASANANAPKGAIEFGPQRYQLYTNDQASSASQYRDLVVAYRNRAAVRLSDLSDVVDSVEDLRNLGLANGKRAVLVILYRSPGANIIDTIDRVRAALPQLTASLPADITVTPVLDRSTTIRASLKDTQHTLLIAVSLVVMVVFLFLRNWRATLIPSVAVPISIIGTFGAMYLLGFSIDNLSLMALIVATGFVVDDAIVVLENISRHIENGKSRMQAAFDGAREVGFTVLSMSISLVAVFLPILLMGGIVGRLFREFALTLSLAIAVSLAVSLTVTPMMCARLLSESHDPQNEGRFGRFLERCFARMQRGYERTLSWALRRPLLILMTLFATIGLNVYLYIVVPKGFFPQQDTGLMIGGIQADQSTSFQAMKLKFSEMMRIVQANPNVKSVAGFTGGTQTNSGFMFVTLKDRTERKLSADQVIQQLRPPLADVAGARTFLQAAQDIRVGGRQSNAQYQFTLLGDSSADLYKWGPILTEALQKRPELTDVNSDQQQGGLEAMVTIDRATAARFGIKPAQIDNTLYDAFGQRQVSTIYNPLNQYHVVMEVAPKYWQSPEMLNQVWISTSGGSANGSQTTNAAAGTYVATKAGTSSAGTATQSAAAIASDSARNQALNSIAASGKSSASSGASVSTSKSTMIPLSSIATFGPSTTPLSVNHQGLFVATTISFNLPPGVSLSQATQVIYQTMAQVGVPPTIVGSFQGTAQAFQQSLNNQPILILAALLAVYIVLGILYESYIHPITILSTLPSAGVGALLALLLFKTEFSIIALIGVILLIGIVKKNAIMMVDFAIDQTRNNQKSSFDAIHEACLLRFRPIMMTTMAALLGALPLAFGSGDGAELRAPLGIAIAGGLIVSQVLTLYTTPVVYLYMDRLRVWAEKRRNRRGNSGGPAIAGE, from the coding sequence ATGAACCTGTCGCGTCCCTTCATCACCCGCCCCGTCGCGACGACGCTGCTCGCGCTCGGCGTCGCGCTCGCGGGCCTGTTCGCGTTCATCAAGCTGCCGGTGTCGCCGCTGCCGCAGGTCGACTTCCCGACCATCTCGGTGCAGGCGTCGCTGCCGGGCGCGAGCCCCGAGACCGTCGCGACCAGCGTGACGAGCCCGCTCGAGCGGCACCTCGGCTCGATCGCCGACGTCTCCGAAATGACGTCGACGAGCACGGTCGGCAACGCGCGGATCATCCTGCAGTTCGGCCTGAACCGCGACATCGACGGCGCCGCGCGCGACGTGCAGGCCGCGATCAACGCGGCGCGCGCCGACCTGCCCGCCGCGCTGAAGAGCAACCCGACCTACCGCAAGGTCAACCCGGCCGACTCGCCGATCATGATCGTGTCGCTGACGTCGGAGACCTCGTCGCCCGCGAAGCTGTACGACGCCGCGTCGACGGTGCTGCAGCAGTCGCTGTCGCAGATCGACGGGATCGGCCAGGTCTCGGTGAGCGGCTCCGCGAACCCGGCCGTGCGCGTCGAGCTCGAACCGCAGGCGCTGTTCCACTACGGGATCGGCCTCGAGGACGTGCGCGCGGCGCTCGCGTCCGCAAACGCCAACGCGCCGAAGGGTGCGATCGAATTCGGCCCGCAGCGCTACCAGCTCTATACGAACGACCAGGCCTCCAGCGCGTCGCAGTACCGCGACCTCGTCGTCGCCTACCGCAACCGCGCGGCCGTGCGGCTGTCCGACCTGTCCGACGTCGTCGATTCGGTCGAGGACCTGCGCAACCTGGGCCTCGCGAACGGCAAGCGCGCGGTGCTCGTGATCCTCTACCGCTCGCCCGGCGCGAACATCATCGACACGATCGACCGCGTGCGCGCGGCGCTGCCGCAGCTCACCGCGTCGCTGCCGGCCGACATCACGGTCACGCCCGTGCTCGACCGGTCGACGACGATCCGCGCGTCGCTGAAGGACACCCAGCACACGCTGCTGATCGCGGTCAGCCTCGTCGTGATGGTCGTGTTCCTGTTCCTGCGCAACTGGCGCGCGACGCTGATCCCGAGCGTCGCGGTGCCGATCTCGATCATCGGCACGTTCGGCGCGATGTACCTGCTCGGCTTCTCGATCGACAACCTGTCGCTGATGGCGCTGATCGTCGCGACCGGCTTCGTCGTCGACGATGCGATCGTCGTGCTCGAGAACATCTCGCGGCACATCGAGAACGGCAAGTCGCGGATGCAGGCCGCGTTCGACGGCGCGCGCGAGGTCGGCTTCACGGTGCTGTCGATGAGCATCTCGCTCGTCGCGGTGTTCCTGCCGATCCTGCTGATGGGCGGCATCGTCGGGCGCCTGTTCCGCGAGTTCGCGCTGACGCTGTCGCTCGCGATCGCCGTGTCGCTCGCGGTGTCGCTCACCGTCACGCCGATGATGTGCGCGCGCCTGCTGTCCGAGTCGCACGACCCGCAAAACGAAGGCCGCTTCGGGCGCTTCCTCGAGCGCTGCTTCGCGCGCATGCAGCGCGGCTACGAACGCACGCTGTCGTGGGCGCTGCGCCGGCCGCTGCTGATCCTGATGACCCTGTTCGCGACGATCGGGCTGAACGTCTACCTGTACATCGTCGTGCCGAAGGGCTTCTTCCCGCAGCAGGACACCGGGCTGATGATCGGCGGCATCCAGGCCGACCAGTCGACGTCGTTCCAGGCGATGAAGCTGAAGTTCTCCGAGATGATGCGGATCGTGCAGGCGAACCCGAACGTGAAGAGCGTCGCGGGCTTCACCGGCGGCACGCAGACCAACTCGGGCTTCATGTTCGTCACGCTGAAGGACCGCACCGAGCGCAAGCTGTCGGCCGACCAGGTGATCCAGCAACTGCGCCCGCCGCTGGCGGACGTCGCGGGCGCGCGCACGTTCCTGCAGGCCGCGCAGGACATCCGCGTCGGCGGCCGGCAGAGCAACGCGCAGTACCAGTTCACGCTGCTCGGCGATTCGAGCGCCGACCTGTACAAGTGGGGGCCGATCCTGACCGAGGCGCTGCAAAAGCGCCCCGAGCTGACCGACGTGAACTCCGACCAGCAGCAAGGCGGCCTCGAGGCGATGGTGACGATCGACCGCGCGACGGCCGCGCGGTTCGGCATCAAGCCCGCGCAGATCGACAACACGCTGTACGACGCGTTCGGCCAGCGCCAGGTCTCGACGATCTACAACCCGCTGAACCAGTACCACGTCGTGATGGAAGTCGCGCCGAAATACTGGCAGAGCCCCGAGATGCTGAACCAGGTGTGGATCAGCACGTCGGGCGGCAGCGCGAACGGCTCGCAGACCACCAACGCGGCGGCCGGCACCTATGTCGCGACGAAGGCCGGCACGTCGAGCGCCGGCACGGCCACGCAGAGCGCCGCGGCGATCGCGTCCGATTCCGCGCGCAACCAGGCGCTCAACTCGATCGCGGCCAGCGGCAAGTCGAGCGCGTCGTCGGGCGCGTCCGTGTCGACGTCGAAGTCGACGATGATCCCGCTGTCGTCGATCGCGACGTTCGGGCCGAGCACGACGCCGCTGTCGGTCAACCACCAGGGGCTGTTCGTCGCGACGACGATCTCGTTCAACCTGCCGCCCGGCGTATCGCTGTCGCAGGCGACCCAGGTGATCTACCAGACGATGGCGCAGGTCGGCGTCCCGCCGACGATCGTCGGCAGCTTCCAGGGCACCGCGCAGGCGTTCCAGCAGTCGCTGAACAACCAGCCGATCCTGATCCTCGCCGCGCTGCTGGCCGTCTATATCGTGCTCGGGATCCTGTACGAGAGCTACATCCACCCGATCACGATCCTGTCGACGCTGCCGTCGGCCGGCGTCGGCGCGCTGCTCGCGCTGCTGCTGTTCAAGACCGAGTTCAGCATCATCGCGCTGATCGGCGTGATCCTGCTGATCGGCATCGTGAAGAAGAACGCGATCATGATGGTCGACTTCGCGATCGACCAGACGCGCAACAACCAGAAGTCGTCGTTCGACGCGATCCACGAGGCGTGCCTGCTGCGCTTCCGCCCGATCATGATGACGACGATGGCGGCGCTGCTCGGCGCGCTGCCGCTCGCGTTCGGCAGCGGCGACGGCGCCGAGCTGCGCGCGCCGCTCGGGATCGCGATCGCCGGCGGCCTGATCGTGTCGCAGGTGCTGACGCTCTATACGACGCCGGTCGTCTATCTGTACATGGACCGGCTGCGCGTGTGGGCCGAGAAGCGGCGCAACCGCCGCGGGAATTCGGGCGGGCCGGCGATCGCCGGGGAATGA